The following coding sequences are from one Pigmentibacter sp. JX0631 window:
- a CDS encoding lysophospholipid acyltransferase family protein codes for MAGYLLRGIRFILLFLLFFILSFLLLFVFIIRFRNKNNNVIFGKIFSYLSANLLQIKIIVKEKYKMTDESPKVIIANHQSYFDAIIFGRIISNNTLIIGKKSLVWIPIFGWVFYLAGNLFLNRTNHQKAMNTMKNVDEALQTGSSLWIFPEGTRGHSLGLKPFKKGAFYAAIQNQVPVQIVAVSNLKFSLDYKRWKAGTVLAEIMDPIETKGYSIDDVEIFIQKAYQLMKEKIEQLDNEIKNIQLESIPGNLLKENFK; via the coding sequence TGGCTGGCTATTTATTACGTGGTATTAGATTTATTCTGTTATTTCTTTTATTTTTTATCTTAAGTTTTCTATTATTATTTGTTTTTATCATTAGATTTAGAAACAAAAATAATAATGTCATTTTTGGAAAAATATTTTCCTATTTATCTGCAAACCTTTTGCAAATAAAAATAATTGTCAAAGAAAAATATAAAATGACTGATGAAAGTCCAAAGGTTATTATTGCGAACCACCAATCTTACTTTGATGCTATTATCTTTGGTCGTATTATTTCCAATAACACTCTGATTATTGGAAAAAAATCCTTAGTTTGGATCCCAATTTTTGGTTGGGTTTTTTATTTAGCAGGAAATTTATTTCTGAATAGAACGAATCATCAAAAAGCCATGAATACTATGAAAAATGTTGATGAAGCTTTACAAACTGGTTCTTCCTTGTGGATTTTTCCAGAAGGAACAAGGGGACATAGTTTGGGATTAAAACCTTTTAAAAAAGGAGCCTTTTATGCTGCTATTCAAAATCAGGTTCCAGTACAAATTGTTGCTGTCAGCAATTTAAAATTTTCTTTGGATTATAAAAGATGGAAAGCAGGTACTGTTCTGGCTGAAATTATGGATCCTATAGAAACTAAAGGTTATTCTATCGATGATGTGGAAATATTTATTCAAAAAGCATATCAATTAATGAAAGAAAAAATTGAACAACTTGATAATGAAATAAAAAATATTCAGTTGGAGTCAATTCCTGGAAATTTATTAAAAGAAAATTTTAAGTAG
- the rpmB gene encoding 50S ribosomal protein L28 — protein sequence MSRVCELSGKSGLVGNRVSHAKNRTKVRLLPNLQEKSIFAPSLGKFVKVRLSTSALRTVNKIGIEAYCAKKGIVIR from the coding sequence ATGTCACGAGTATGTGAATTATCTGGTAAAAGTGGACTAGTTGGAAATCGCGTTTCTCACGCTAAAAACAGAACTAAAGTTCGCCTTCTTCCTAATTTACAAGAAAAAAGTATTTTTGCCCCAAGTTTAGGCAAATTTGTTAAAGTTCGTTTAAGCACTAGTGCTCTTCGCACAGTTAATAAAATTGGAATTGAAGCATACTGTGCAAAAAAAGGAATCGTTATCCGCTAA
- the lon gene encoding endopeptidase La: MEDKKNSKISKTSDVKVEEQNDSLSEDSAQLPVVINKKIKVLAKKPKETEEKQADSKEGLKTLKIVPVRNTVLFPHNVLPFTAGKEWTSESVDRAIRIGGRIGILAQKNLDSESIVPEDLYEVGTEAKILKVMKFPDNSYGAVVQGVKRFKIVNYVNSEAEHLAAEIEYLDVDQPNTDEEANIEVIALGKAMKQLVQKAISLSPNIPNEANLFIENVQDAAYLANLIIPYLSMDFKSKQELLETENLETRLRQIHALLIREIEVLEISQKINSEVKSEMGKQQRKYFLKEQMKLLQKELGEMDGKTGGLNSNDPADLVEKINKSKMPDETKDIALREVERMNMMQPGSPEYMVSHTYVSWLLDIPWQTFSEDEINIQNAKQVLDKDHYGLEKVKKRILEFLAVCALKDSLKGPILLFVGPPGVGKTSLGKSIAKALNRKFIRIALGGVRDEAEIRGHRRTYIGSMPGKIADALKKSGTMNPVILFDEIDKLAADGRGDPSSALLEVLDPEQNNVFMDHYLNVPLDLSKVFFIATANQLGSIPAPLRDRMEIVDLSSYTLDEKEHIAFDHLLPQVISEHGMSDWLKLNFSSENMRSFIQGYTREAGVRQLKRELAAIIRGLAKECVENGYNKSKEPFQKTITSDFIRKLVGPTPFNDKKKPHILPVGVATGLAWTPNGGDVLYIETATSQPGTGKFGLTGQLGDVMKESVHTAFAFIRSNAKMCGISAKNLTKQDLHVHFPEGAVKKDGPSAGVATFLAMVSLFKGKPVASDLAMTGEISLRGDVLPVGGIKEKVLAAHRYGIKKVLIPVDNQHDLEEIPINILNELNIQTVGNLDEVLKIAFDHKKVQINKRKPNNKNKVTSKRRNKNNQR, from the coding sequence ATGGAAGACAAAAAAAATAGCAAAATTTCTAAAACCAGTGATGTTAAAGTTGAAGAACAAAATGACTCTCTTAGTGAGGACTCAGCTCAACTCCCTGTAGTTATTAATAAAAAAATCAAAGTATTGGCAAAAAAACCAAAGGAAACTGAGGAAAAACAGGCAGACTCAAAGGAAGGCTTAAAAACCTTAAAAATTGTTCCTGTTAGAAATACTGTTCTCTTTCCACATAATGTTCTTCCTTTTACAGCTGGAAAAGAATGGACAAGCGAATCAGTTGATAGAGCTATCAGAATAGGTGGAAGAATTGGTATTCTTGCGCAAAAAAATTTAGATTCTGAATCCATAGTACCAGAAGATTTATATGAAGTTGGCACTGAAGCTAAGATATTGAAAGTAATGAAATTTCCAGATAACTCCTATGGTGCCGTTGTCCAAGGAGTAAAGCGTTTCAAAATAGTAAATTACGTTAATTCAGAAGCGGAACATTTAGCAGCAGAAATTGAATATCTCGATGTAGATCAGCCTAATACTGATGAAGAGGCAAACATAGAGGTGATAGCTCTTGGAAAAGCTATGAAACAACTTGTGCAAAAAGCTATCAGTCTTTCTCCGAATATTCCAAATGAAGCTAATTTATTTATAGAAAATGTTCAGGATGCGGCCTATCTTGCTAATTTAATTATTCCATATTTAAGTATGGATTTTAAAAGTAAACAAGAATTACTAGAAACAGAAAATTTAGAGACTCGTCTCAGACAAATTCATGCGCTTCTTATTAGAGAAATTGAAGTTTTAGAGATCTCCCAAAAAATTAATTCAGAAGTTAAATCTGAAATGGGAAAACAGCAAAGAAAGTATTTTTTAAAAGAACAAATGAAGCTGTTACAAAAAGAATTAGGTGAAATGGATGGCAAGACTGGCGGATTAAATTCTAATGATCCTGCAGATTTAGTTGAAAAAATTAACAAAAGTAAAATGCCTGATGAAACAAAAGATATTGCTCTTCGTGAAGTAGAAAGAATGAATATGATGCAGCCAGGTTCACCAGAATATATGGTAAGCCATACTTATGTATCATGGCTGTTAGATATTCCTTGGCAAACTTTTTCGGAAGATGAAATAAATATCCAAAATGCAAAACAAGTTTTAGATAAAGATCATTATGGATTAGAAAAAGTAAAAAAACGTATCTTAGAATTTCTTGCAGTTTGTGCTTTGAAAGACTCTTTAAAAGGACCAATTTTGTTATTTGTTGGGCCTCCTGGAGTGGGTAAAACAAGCTTAGGAAAATCAATTGCAAAAGCATTAAATAGAAAATTTATTAGAATTGCTTTAGGTGGCGTAAGAGATGAAGCTGAAATAAGAGGCCATCGTAGAACTTATATTGGTAGCATGCCTGGTAAAATAGCTGATGCTTTGAAAAAATCGGGAACGATGAATCCAGTTATTTTATTTGATGAAATTGATAAACTTGCAGCTGATGGAAGAGGAGATCCTTCCAGCGCATTGCTTGAGGTTCTGGATCCTGAACAAAATAATGTGTTTATGGATCACTATTTAAATGTTCCTTTAGATTTAAGTAAAGTTTTCTTTATTGCAACTGCTAATCAATTAGGTTCTATTCCAGCACCATTAAGAGACAGAATGGAAATTGTCGATTTAAGCAGCTATACTTTAGATGAAAAAGAACATATTGCTTTCGATCACTTATTGCCACAGGTTATTTCTGAGCATGGAATGAGTGATTGGTTAAAATTAAATTTTTCTTCTGAAAATATGCGCTCTTTTATTCAAGGTTATACTCGAGAAGCGGGAGTTAGGCAATTAAAGCGTGAGCTTGCAGCAATTATCAGAGGATTAGCAAAAGAATGTGTCGAAAATGGGTATAATAAAAGCAAAGAACCTTTTCAGAAAACTATAACTTCCGATTTTATTCGGAAATTAGTAGGGCCTACTCCTTTTAATGATAAAAAGAAACCGCATATTTTACCAGTTGGTGTTGCAACAGGATTAGCTTGGACGCCAAATGGGGGAGATGTGTTGTATATTGAAACAGCAACAAGTCAGCCTGGAACTGGAAAATTTGGTTTAACTGGTCAACTTGGTGATGTTATGAAAGAGTCTGTTCATACTGCATTTGCATTTATTCGCTCTAATGCAAAAATGTGTGGAATTTCAGCAAAAAATTTAACTAAACAAGATCTACATGTCCATTTTCCTGAAGGGGCAGTAAAAAAAGATGGTCCAAGTGCTGGTGTTGCAACTTTTCTTGCTATGGTTAGCTTGTTTAAAGGAAAACCAGTAGCTTCTGATTTAGCTATGACTGGAGAAATTTCACTGCGTGGAGATGTTTTGCCCGTCGGTGGAATCAAGGAAAAAGTATTAGCCGCACATCGCTATGGAATAAAAAAAGTATTAATTCCCGTTGATAATCAGCATGATCTTGAAGAAATTCCGATAAATATTTTAAACGAATTAAACATTCAAACTGTCGGTAATTTAGATGAAGTATTAAAGATTGCTTTTGACCATAAAAAAGTACAAATTAATAAAAGAAAACCTAATAATAAAAATAAGGTTACAAGTAAAAGACGGAACAAAAATAATCAAAGATAA
- a CDS encoding cysteine desulfurase family protein, which translates to MKHIYLDHNATSPSSDEHLSSLFLKLKDSIGNPSSPHSKGRNASVCLTEARKAIANSLSVDVGEIIFLSGATEANNIATIGVLNYTKTPMHSQHVITSSIEHPAIKEPILFLKNSQNLQVTELNVSFDGFIQIEDIIKNIKPETTLLTIMAANNEIGTIQPVKFIGDYLHYMRWGIVTSQTDKETFDLLTTNYLNSEITKEHLQKIHFHVDAVQAYGKIELENWFSFGHDSVSISGHKVGSLQGIGALFLRRGRKYLPLILGGAQEKNRRAGTENLPGIISFGLIAKDLYSEHWRNEKSYITNLRDTLLTELSKLPNIELNTPINNILPNTVNFSVQGKKLKGEDLLVELDLQGICASSGSACSSGANLPSKVILALGKETSQAKNTIRLSLAYSNTKEEIEKTLSIIKNYLSN; encoded by the coding sequence GTGAAGCACATTTATTTAGATCATAATGCGACAAGTCCATCATCTGATGAACACTTGTCAAGCCTATTTTTGAAATTAAAAGATTCCATTGGAAATCCATCAAGCCCACATTCTAAAGGAAGAAACGCTTCAGTTTGTCTTACTGAAGCAAGAAAAGCGATAGCTAATTCCTTAAGCGTTGATGTTGGAGAAATAATTTTTTTATCTGGGGCAACAGAAGCTAATAATATAGCTACTATTGGTGTATTAAATTATACTAAAACTCCTATGCACTCGCAGCATGTAATTACTTCCTCAATTGAACATCCAGCTATTAAAGAACCAATACTTTTTTTAAAAAACTCGCAAAATTTGCAAGTAACTGAATTAAATGTTTCGTTTGATGGATTTATTCAAATTGAAGATATTATAAAAAATATTAAACCAGAAACAACGCTTTTAACAATTATGGCAGCTAATAATGAAATTGGTACCATTCAGCCAGTTAAATTTATTGGAGATTATTTACATTATATGCGTTGGGGAATTGTAACCTCACAAACGGATAAAGAGACTTTTGATTTATTAACTACAAATTATTTAAATTCTGAAATAACTAAAGAACATCTCCAAAAAATTCATTTCCACGTTGATGCTGTTCAAGCTTATGGAAAAATTGAATTAGAAAACTGGTTTTCTTTTGGTCATGATTCAGTTTCTATTTCAGGACATAAAGTTGGAAGTCTGCAAGGAATTGGAGCACTTTTTTTACGCCGTGGAAGAAAATATTTGCCATTAATTTTAGGTGGAGCGCAAGAAAAAAATAGACGAGCAGGAACAGAAAATTTGCCCGGAATTATTAGCTTTGGTTTAATCGCAAAAGACTTATATAGTGAGCATTGGAGAAATGAAAAAAGTTATATAACAAATTTGCGGGACACTCTTTTAACAGAACTTTCAAAACTTCCTAATATTGAACTAAACACACCAATTAATAATATATTGCCTAATACAGTAAATTTTTCTGTGCAAGGGAAAAAATTAAAGGGTGAAGATTTGTTGGTTGAATTAGATCTCCAAGGAATATGTGCTAGTTCTGGATCTGCATGCAGTAGTGGAGCAAATTTACCTTCAAAAGTAATTTTAGCTTTAGGGAAAGAAACATCTCAAGCAAAAAATACAATTAGATTATCTTTAGCATATTCTAACACAAAAGAAGAAATAGAAAAAACACTTTCAATAATTAAAAATTATTTAAGTAATTGA
- a CDS encoding pyridoxal phosphate-dependent aminotransferase, whose product MKALRPFFMEDWLESFRNKAVFNMGESGGRPRTVKELLEESGYSENSSFTEIMNLPLFDSPNRGREDLRKLVADMHSSTSTENVLITTGTSEALFLLFRYLKPKKVAIPIPAFQLLYEIPAAMGALIIPLPIRYNLDGVPFLDINEWMTILDNENPDCIIINNPHNPTGLVFSEEILEKIVHYSNKNNCYLIGDEHYRFLSSEQNILGNSLYCNKQNIFITGSFIKCFGCPGLRIGWCIGNKQALDSIQNEKNYTTHTVNPFSEWLSYKVLLQQDSNLFKKIKNEWLINRETLKQFLVHSKTLYGITPEGGLVTVLGLKNIDDENALNNKMELLLSNGIFVLPLSSMEFGKFNFQNNIFYKEIKLSLINKGFGFRLGLGIDPNKFKVALDRMEQILN is encoded by the coding sequence ATGAAAGCACTAAGGCCTTTTTTTATGGAAGACTGGTTAGAGTCTTTTCGAAATAAAGCCGTTTTCAATATGGGAGAATCTGGAGGAAGACCTCGAACCGTAAAAGAGCTTCTAGAGGAAAGCGGATATTCAGAAAATAGTTCTTTTACTGAAATTATGAATTTACCTTTATTCGACAGCCCAAATAGAGGTCGAGAAGATTTAAGAAAATTGGTTGCAGATATGCATTCATCCACTTCCACAGAAAATGTTTTAATCACAACAGGAACAAGTGAAGCACTGTTTCTTTTGTTTCGCTATTTAAAACCTAAGAAAGTGGCTATTCCAATTCCTGCTTTTCAACTTTTATATGAAATACCTGCTGCTATGGGAGCTCTTATTATTCCCTTACCTATTCGCTATAATCTAGATGGTGTTCCATTTTTAGATATTAATGAATGGATGACAATATTGGATAATGAAAATCCTGATTGTATTATTATAAATAACCCACATAACCCTACTGGATTAGTATTTTCTGAAGAAATTTTAGAAAAAATTGTACATTACTCTAATAAAAATAATTGTTACTTAATTGGCGATGAACATTATAGATTTTTATCTTCAGAACAAAATATCCTTGGTAATAGTCTTTATTGTAATAAGCAAAATATATTTATCACAGGATCTTTTATTAAATGTTTTGGATGTCCTGGCTTACGTATTGGATGGTGCATAGGAAATAAACAAGCATTAGATTCAATTCAAAATGAGAAGAATTATACTACACATACAGTAAATCCTTTTTCTGAATGGCTATCTTATAAAGTATTGCTTCAACAAGACAGTAATTTATTTAAAAAGATAAAAAATGAATGGCTTATAAACAGAGAAACTTTAAAACAATTCCTGGTGCATTCAAAAACTTTATATGGAATAACTCCTGAAGGAGGTTTAGTAACAGTCTTAGGTTTAAAAAATATTGACGATGAAAATGCTTTAAATAACAAAATGGAATTGCTATTAAGCAACGGAATTTTCGTTCTACCTTTATCTTCAATGGAATTTGGCAAATTTAATTTCCAAAATAATATTTTTTATAAAGAAATAAAACTTTCTTTAATTAATAAAGGATTTGGATTTCGTTTAGGGTTAGGTATCGATCCTAATAAATTTAAAGTAGCTTTAGATAGAATGGAACAAATATTAAATTGA
- a CDS encoding SCP2 sterol-binding domain-containing protein codes for MEASQKNEVEINTDKNSNKLWEIADIFRDLVCNELRNLEPYERISLKGDYLFKIDSLPRFIVMVDEEASWSVSIELSNRNTEFKFVTDFGCPWNVTDENLMNVIEGSSRTTILTDSVTLYKILTGNLKAHKAFITGKVTIAGDLAAFLKMVSLLKKGGVKSKYESTFQT; via the coding sequence TTGGAAGCATCTCAAAAAAATGAAGTAGAAATTAATACAGATAAAAATTCGAATAAATTATGGGAAATTGCTGATATTTTTCGTGATTTAGTATGCAATGAATTAAGAAATTTGGAACCTTATGAAAGAATTTCATTGAAGGGTGATTACTTATTTAAAATTGATTCACTACCTAGATTTATAGTAATGGTTGATGAAGAGGCTTCTTGGTCAGTTAGTATTGAACTTAGCAACAGAAATACAGAATTTAAATTTGTTACTGATTTCGGTTGTCCTTGGAATGTAACTGATGAAAATTTAATGAATGTTATTGAAGGTTCTTCTCGGACCACAATTTTAACAGATTCTGTTACTTTATATAAAATATTAACAGGAAATTTAAAAGCTCATAAAGCTTTTATAACTGGTAAAGTAACTATTGCTGGAGATCTTGCTGCTTTTTTAAAAATGGTATCCTTATTAAAAAAAGGTGGAGTTAAATCTAAATATGAATCAACTTTCCAAACATAA
- a CDS encoding SDR family oxidoreductase, giving the protein MNQLSKHNQTVLITGASSGIGLDFAHIFAKEGYSLILVARSADKLERLAQEIIKNYSVDCKVIACDLAKPNAAKEVLNKTKSLGKIVDILINNAGFGVLGNFHEINSKIQAEMIQVNITALTELTHCYLNEMLLTGSGKILNVASTAAFQPGPFMSVYYATKAFVLSFSEALANELKDTNIQVSVLCPGPTLTGFQATAKIDDSSKIFNSKLAADSQSVAQAGFSGLMNNEVLIIPGVVNKIGVCSVKFLPRSLVTNITRWLQEKK; this is encoded by the coding sequence ATGAATCAACTTTCCAAACATAATCAGACTGTTTTAATTACAGGTGCGTCTAGTGGTATAGGACTTGATTTCGCACATATCTTTGCAAAAGAAGGATATAGCCTTATTTTGGTTGCAAGAAGTGCTGATAAGCTTGAACGTTTAGCACAAGAAATTATTAAAAATTATTCCGTTGATTGTAAAGTTATTGCTTGCGATCTTGCAAAGCCAAATGCTGCAAAAGAAGTTCTTAATAAAACTAAATCCTTAGGGAAAATTGTTGATATATTAATCAATAATGCTGGTTTTGGTGTGTTGGGTAATTTTCATGAAATCAATTCCAAAATACAAGCAGAAATGATTCAAGTGAATATTACAGCTCTAACTGAATTAACTCATTGTTATTTAAATGAAATGCTGTTAACAGGGAGTGGAAAAATTTTGAATGTTGCATCGACTGCAGCTTTTCAACCCGGACCTTTTATGTCTGTTTATTATGCAACAAAAGCTTTTGTACTATCGTTTAGTGAAGCTTTAGCAAACGAATTAAAAGATACAAATATTCAAGTTTCTGTTCTTTGCCCTGGTCCAACTTTAACAGGTTTTCAAGCAACTGCTAAAATAGATGATTCTTCAAAAATATTTAATTCTAAGTTAGCTGCTGATTCACAAAGTGTTGCACAAGCAGGTTTTAGTGGTCTGATGAATAATGAAGTTTTAATTATTCCAGGTGTTGTTAATAAAATAGGTGTTTGTTCTGTAAAATTTTTGCCTCGAAGTCTAGTCACAAATATCACTAGATGGTTGCAAGAAAAAAAGTAA
- the mutM gene encoding bifunctional DNA-formamidopyrimidine glycosylase/DNA-(apurinic or apyrimidinic site) lyase — MPELAEVQNFVNSINKNFLGLSISEIKFHRHNLRYPFDIEELNNIFAQGASFQKVFREGKQLVIETTQGAVNISLGMSGAFKAIENNQIEKHQHVSIYFRNGSGLAYIDPRRFGFWKIRDAKLEESTTICDPLDQLALNEVFKNKGIVLKNRSIKEMLMDQKIIGGIGNIYALEALFLARISPFRACSTIEPKEWKILANQIPVMLEKAIVLGGSSIASYRSFSGNKGSFQELHQVYGRDGQKCLRLKCNGLIERLPQGGRSSWFCPICQK, encoded by the coding sequence ATGCCAGAACTTGCTGAAGTACAGAATTTTGTAAACTCAATTAATAAAAATTTTTTAGGGTTGTCCATTAGTGAGATTAAATTTCACAGGCATAACTTAAGGTATCCATTTGATATTGAAGAATTAAATAATATTTTTGCCCAGGGAGCATCCTTCCAAAAGGTATTTCGAGAAGGCAAACAACTTGTGATAGAAACAACTCAAGGTGCAGTAAATATCAGTTTGGGAATGTCGGGTGCATTTAAAGCAATAGAAAATAATCAAATTGAAAAGCATCAGCATGTCTCAATTTATTTTCGGAATGGTTCAGGTCTTGCTTATATTGATCCAAGAAGATTTGGATTTTGGAAAATCCGTGACGCAAAATTAGAGGAATCAACTACTATTTGTGATCCGCTTGATCAATTAGCATTAAACGAAGTTTTTAAGAACAAAGGTATTGTGTTAAAAAATAGAAGTATAAAAGAAATGCTAATGGATCAAAAAATAATTGGGGGTATTGGGAATATTTATGCTTTAGAAGCTCTCTTTTTAGCAAGAATATCTCCTTTTCGTGCCTGTTCGACAATAGAACCTAAAGAGTGGAAAATTCTAGCTAATCAAATACCAGTAATGCTAGAAAAAGCTATTGTACTTGGAGGATCAAGTATAGCTTCTTATCGCAGCTTTTCAGGCAATAAAGGCAGTTTCCAAGAGTTGCATCAAGTTTATGGTCGAGACGGACAAAAATGCTTAAGATTGAAGTGTAATGGGTTAATAGAAAGGCTTCCGCAGGGCGGAAGAAGCTCTTGGTTTTGCCCAATCTGCCAAAAGTAA
- a CDS encoding SpoIIE family protein phosphatase produces the protein MKLAPKIIILLLVVTFGVMSIYSFFQVKKAEKSFNADAESNHVLLLSNSLGFLSKSLWELDKDIAARGMKPLFEAETVINIQIFDAEGHFFSGYQYKIGADNKKELIEAEDKGNEKDFKPNDLQKVKRNYDSVPSKMVSQMQNLVDGSHRLIGSLWWKETDLSEPKFLGYVVLNFSTEYIQKRLFEQKISFILFTIALSCTILLLTYAFLKKQIINPIQLLMQASLDIANGKFTKIKNKFRYNIGNEEDEIDKLTTNFNFMVDKIEHSLLMIKGLSEAAQAIVKCMNIEESVKIYEKYLRELIKLNKVEVWLNIENEAMNNPKGIIRISDKLQKENLTPILQKVLSSKDLIIESSQLFISGDYINNSILLFPLLNTKNILVGVVEIFFPKNITGLSQESLGILSTLSTSLITAVENEWHVIREKNRANLERDIELASAVQDSIISKNYPNSKNFDCSIFFKTASQCGGDWFGIYEIDENRILVLFGDVTGHGTPAALITAVTRGSADMLFQFIKMGNNRINNDFPSQVLKFINECIVDTGRQTYLMTMVAALIDFKENKIYASSAGHTPPAIVDTNKEKSDVKYIYPAMGSRLGFTKGSEYETKEFDFLPGQKIVFYTDGIVEGESPQAKEYGLKNFKKSMESHGQLDPIEFIKNVTNDAFKYFDGIPQKDDIALLAIRFLKSSDTKVIAEVA, from the coding sequence ATGAAGTTAGCTCCTAAAATCATTATTTTGTTATTGGTAGTTACTTTTGGAGTTATGTCTATTTATAGTTTTTTTCAAGTAAAAAAGGCAGAAAAATCATTTAATGCGGATGCAGAATCAAATCATGTTCTATTACTATCTAATTCCCTTGGTTTTTTGTCAAAATCTCTTTGGGAGCTTGATAAAGATATTGCTGCACGTGGAATGAAACCTTTATTTGAAGCTGAAACAGTAATAAATATCCAAATATTTGATGCAGAAGGGCATTTTTTTTCAGGTTATCAGTACAAAATTGGAGCAGATAATAAAAAAGAATTAATTGAAGCAGAAGACAAAGGAAATGAAAAAGATTTTAAACCTAATGATTTACAAAAAGTGAAACGTAATTATGATTCAGTACCATCTAAAATGGTTTCTCAGATGCAAAATCTAGTCGATGGTTCGCATAGATTAATAGGCTCTTTATGGTGGAAAGAAACAGATTTATCAGAGCCAAAATTTCTCGGTTACGTTGTACTAAATTTTTCTACAGAATATATACAAAAACGACTCTTTGAACAAAAAATAAGTTTTATTCTTTTTACAATTGCTTTGAGTTGTACTATTCTACTATTGACTTATGCTTTTTTAAAAAAACAGATAATAAATCCTATTCAATTACTTATGCAAGCGAGTCTAGACATAGCAAATGGGAAATTTACTAAAATTAAAAACAAATTTAGATATAATATTGGAAATGAAGAAGATGAAATTGATAAGTTAACTACTAACTTTAATTTCATGGTTGATAAAATAGAGCATAGTTTGTTAATGATAAAAGGGTTATCCGAAGCAGCTCAAGCGATAGTTAAATGTATGAATATAGAAGAGTCTGTGAAGATTTATGAAAAATATTTGAGAGAACTTATTAAGTTAAATAAAGTTGAAGTTTGGTTGAATATTGAAAATGAAGCAATGAATAATCCAAAAGGGATTATTAGAATCTCAGATAAACTACAAAAAGAAAATTTAACTCCAATTTTACAAAAAGTACTTTCTAGTAAAGATTTAATTATTGAAAGTTCTCAATTATTTATTTCTGGAGATTATATAAATAATTCAATTCTCTTATTTCCATTGTTAAATACAAAAAATATTTTAGTAGGTGTTGTTGAAATTTTCTTTCCTAAAAATATTACAGGATTATCTCAAGAAAGTCTTGGAATATTAAGTACACTTAGTACTTCACTAATTACTGCAGTGGAAAATGAGTGGCATGTTATAAGAGAAAAAAACAGAGCTAATTTAGAGAGAGATATTGAATTAGCAAGTGCGGTTCAAGATTCAATTATCTCAAAAAATTATCCTAATTCAAAAAATTTTGATTGTTCTATTTTCTTTAAAACAGCCAGCCAATGTGGTGGTGACTGGTTTGGTATTTATGAAATTGATGAAAATAGAATTTTAGTTTTATTTGGAGATGTTACTGGGCATGGAACTCCTGCGGCTTTAATTACTGCAGTAACAAGAGGATCTGCCGACATGCTATTTCAATTTATAAAAATGGGGAATAATAGAATTAATAATGACTTCCCCTCCCAAGTTTTAAAATTTATCAATGAATGTATTGTTGATACAGGAAGACAAACCTATTTAATGACCATGGTAGCAGCATTAATAGATTTCAAAGAAAATAAAATTTATGCCTCTTCCGCTGGCCATACTCCACCGGCTATTGTAGATACAAATAAGGAAAAATCTGATGTAAAATATATTTATCCTGCAATGGGCTCAAGACTCGGATTTACTAAAGGTAGTGAATATGAAACAAAGGAATTTGATTTTTTACCCGGACAAAAAATAGTATTTTATACTGATGGAATTGTCGAAGGAGAGTCACCCCAAGCAAAAGAGTATGGGCTTAAAAACTTTAAAAAATCTATGGAATCTCATGGACAGTTAGACCCAATTGAATTTATAAAGAACGTAACCAATGATGCGTTCAAATATTTTGATGGTATTCCGCAAAAAGATGATATCGCTTTATTAGCAATTCGGTTTTTAAAATCATCGGATACAAAAGTGATAGCAGAAGTCGCTTAA